One Massilia sp. 9096 genomic window carries:
- the rpoD gene encoding RNA polymerase sigma factor RpoD: MSAKADNSQDKAEARVAGVAPVSQTTDAEALAAIDTSGYVLPSVKVPGRRGRKPKEFTPENDEVAALNAVERAELKAVDKAKAKDRKAKEKALLKDAFSSDTEASEEEIELRRNKLKALIKSGKERGFLTYSEINDHLPDNIVDPEAIEGIIGTFNDMGIAVYEHAPDAETLLLSDNVATVTSDDEAEAAAEAALSTVDSDFGRTTDPVRMYMREMGSVELLTREGEIEIAKRIEDGLRDMIQAISACPVTIAEIIDAAHRIDKDEIKIDEIVDGMVDPEESDDISPTAVAPTATDDEDDENDEDEEEEEEEEGNANSGAAGYSAEQLEQLKNAALEKFNVIEQQFDKMRKAYEKQGYNSKDYIKAQETISSELLDIRFTAKVVEKLCDTLRGQVDEVRHIEKQILDVAVNRCGMPRAHFIKVFPGNETNLEWVDGEVNAGHAYSAILGRNIPTIKELQQRLIDLQARVVLPLPDLRNINRQMAAGEMKARKAKREMTEANLRLVISIAKKYTNRGLQFLDLIQEGNIGLMKAVDKFEYRRGYKFSTYATWWIRQAITRSIADQARTIRIPVHMIETINKMNRISRQILQETGAEPDPATLATKMEMPEDKIRKIMKIAKEPISMETPIGDDDDSHLGDFIEDNNTLAPSDAALHASMRGVVKDVLDSLTPREAKVLRMRFGIEMSTDHTLEEVGKQFDVTRERIRQIEAKALRKLRHPSRSDKLKSFLEGQ, encoded by the coding sequence ATGTCCGCCAAGGCGGACAATTCGCAAGACAAGGCGGAAGCCCGCGTCGCGGGTGTTGCGCCTGTCAGCCAAACGACCGATGCGGAAGCCCTTGCCGCGATCGACACGTCGGGCTATGTGCTGCCGTCCGTCAAGGTACCAGGACGGCGCGGCCGCAAGCCCAAGGAATTCACGCCCGAGAATGACGAAGTCGCCGCGTTGAACGCGGTCGAGCGCGCCGAGCTGAAGGCGGTCGACAAGGCCAAGGCCAAAGACCGTAAAGCCAAGGAAAAAGCGCTGCTGAAAGACGCGTTTTCCTCGGACACGGAAGCGAGCGAGGAAGAGATCGAGCTCCGCCGCAACAAGCTCAAGGCCCTGATCAAGTCGGGCAAGGAGCGCGGCTTCCTTACGTATTCCGAGATCAACGACCATCTGCCGGACAATATCGTCGATCCGGAAGCCATCGAAGGGATCATCGGCACCTTCAACGACATGGGCATTGCCGTCTACGAGCATGCTCCTGACGCCGAAACCCTGCTGCTGTCCGACAACGTCGCGACCGTCACCAGCGATGACGAAGCCGAGGCTGCCGCCGAAGCTGCGCTGTCGACCGTCGACTCCGACTTTGGCCGCACCACCGACCCGGTCCGCATGTACATGCGCGAAATGGGTTCGGTCGAGCTGCTGACGCGCGAAGGCGAGATTGAAATCGCCAAGCGCATCGAAGACGGCCTGCGCGACATGATCCAGGCGATTTCCGCCTGCCCGGTGACCATCGCCGAGATCATTGACGCTGCGCACCGCATCGACAAGGACGAGATCAAGATCGACGAAATCGTCGACGGCATGGTCGACCCGGAAGAGTCCGACGATATCTCGCCAACCGCCGTCGCGCCGACCGCGACCGACGACGAGGACGACGAAAACGACGAGGACGAGGAAGAGGAAGAGGAAGAAGAAGGCAACGCCAATTCGGGCGCGGCCGGCTATTCCGCCGAGCAGCTCGAGCAGCTGAAGAATGCGGCGCTGGAAAAATTCAACGTCATCGAGCAGCAGTTCGACAAGATGCGCAAGGCCTACGAGAAGCAGGGCTACAACTCGAAGGACTACATCAAGGCGCAGGAAACGATCTCGAGCGAACTGCTGGATATTCGATTCACCGCGAAGGTCGTCGAAAAGCTGTGCGACACGTTGCGCGGCCAGGTCGACGAAGTGCGCCACATCGAAAAGCAGATCCTGGACGTGGCCGTGAACCGCTGCGGCATGCCGCGCGCCCACTTCATCAAGGTCTTCCCGGGCAACGAGACGAACCTGGAATGGGTCGACGGCGAAGTCAATGCCGGCCACGCCTACAGCGCCATCCTCGGCCGCAACATCCCGACGATCAAGGAGCTGCAGCAGCGTTTGATAGACCTGCAAGCGCGCGTCGTGCTACCGCTACCGGACCTGCGCAACATCAACCGCCAGATGGCGGCCGGTGAAATGAAGGCGCGCAAGGCCAAGCGCGAAATGACCGAAGCTAACTTGCGTCTGGTCATCTCGATCGCCAAGAAGTACACCAACCGCGGCCTGCAGTTCCTCGACCTGATCCAGGAAGGCAATATCGGCCTGATGAAGGCGGTGGACAAGTTCGAATACCGCCGCGGCTACAAGTTCTCGACCTACGCGACGTGGTGGATCCGTCAGGCCATCACTCGCTCGATCGCGGACCAGGCACGCACGATCCGTATTCCGGTCCACATGATCGAAACGATCAACAAGATGAACCGGATCTCGCGCCAGATCCTGCAGGAGACCGGCGCTGAGCCCGATCCGGCAACGCTGGCGACGAAGATGGAAATGCCGGAAGACAAGATTCGCAAGATCATGAAGATCGCGAAAGAGCCGATCTCGATGGAAACGCCGATCGGCGACGACGACGATTCCCATCTGGGCGACTTCATCGAGGACAACAACACGCTGGCGCCTTCGGACGCCGCGCTGCATGCCTCGATGCGTGGTGTGGTGAAGGACGTGCTGGACTCGCTGACCCCGCGCGAAGCGAAGGTGCTGCGCATGCGCTTCGGCATCGAAATGTCGACCGACCACACGCTGGAAGAGGTCGGTAAGCAGTTCGACGTGACGCGCGAGCGGATCCGTCAGATCGAAGCCAAGGCGCTGCGCAAGCTGCGGCACCCGTCGCGTTCGGACAAGCTGAAGAGCTTCCTGGAAGGCCAGTGA
- the rpsU gene encoding 30S ribosomal protein S21 codes for MTTIRLKENEPFEVAMRRFKRTIEKTGLLTELRAREFYEKPTAERKRKLAAAVKRHYKRIRSQQLPKKLY; via the coding sequence ATGACCACTATCCGCCTTAAAGAAAACGAGCCGTTCGAAGTCGCTATGCGTCGCTTCAAGCGCACTATCGAAAAAACCGGCCTGCTGACCGAACTGCGCGCACGCGAGTTCTACGAGAAGCCGACTGCAGAGCGCAAGCGCAAGCTGGCCGCTGCCGTGAAGCGTCACTACAAGCGCATCCGCAGCCAGCAGCTGCCGAAGAAGCTGTACTAA
- a CDS encoding 3-deoxy-7-phosphoheptulonate synthase: MLITPDIENTNVTSFADMPTPSELHKKLPLTDKAFTTVMKGRETLRNILDRKDKRLFVVVGPCSIHDPVAGLDYARRLKALQEEVADTMVLVMRVYFEKPRTTTGWKGYINDPFMDDSFRVDVGMERARQFLIDVCELGLPTATEALDPISPQYLGDLIAWTAIGARTTESQTHREMSSGLSTPVGFKNGTDGDVSIAINAVLSSSSPHSFLGINGQGGVSIVRTSGNAYGHVVLRGGGGRPNYDSVSVAIAEQALKKAGLPANLVVDCSHANSYKKPELQPLVMSDVIQQIRHGNGSLVGVMIESNIVSGSQPIPSDLSQLKYGCSVTDGCIGWEDTAAMLRSAHAELLQRA, encoded by the coding sequence ATGTTGATCACGCCCGATATCGAAAATACCAACGTCACCTCGTTTGCGGACATGCCGACCCCGAGCGAGCTGCACAAGAAACTGCCGCTGACCGACAAAGCCTTCACCACCGTGATGAAAGGCCGCGAAACCCTGCGCAACATCCTCGACCGCAAGGACAAGCGCCTGTTCGTGGTGGTCGGCCCCTGCTCGATCCACGACCCGGTCGCCGGCCTGGACTATGCGCGCCGCCTGAAGGCGCTGCAGGAGGAAGTCGCCGACACCATGGTGCTGGTGATGCGCGTGTATTTCGAAAAGCCGCGCACCACGACCGGCTGGAAGGGCTATATCAACGATCCGTTCATGGACGACTCGTTCCGCGTCGACGTCGGCATGGAGCGCGCGCGCCAGTTCCTGATCGACGTGTGCGAACTCGGCCTGCCGACCGCCACCGAAGCGCTCGATCCGATCTCGCCGCAATACCTGGGCGACCTGATCGCCTGGACCGCCATCGGTGCGCGCACGACCGAATCGCAGACGCACCGCGAGATGTCCTCGGGCCTGTCGACCCCGGTCGGCTTCAAGAACGGCACCGACGGCGACGTCAGCATCGCCATCAACGCCGTGCTGTCCTCGTCCAGCCCGCACTCCTTCCTGGGCATCAATGGCCAGGGCGGCGTCTCGATCGTGCGCACCAGCGGCAACGCCTACGGCCACGTCGTGCTGCGCGGCGGCGGCGGGCGGCCGAACTACGATTCGGTGTCGGTGGCGATCGCCGAGCAGGCACTGAAAAAAGCCGGGCTGCCGGCCAACCTGGTGGTCGACTGCTCGCACGCCAACAGCTATAAAAAGCCGGAGCTGCAGCCGCTGGTGATGTCGGACGTGATCCAGCAGATCCGCCACGGCAATGGGTCGCTGGTCGGCGTGATGATCGAATCGAACATCGTCAGCGGCAGCCAGCCGATTCCGTCCGACCTGTCGCAGCTGAAGTATGGCTGCTCGGTCACCGACGGCTGCATCGGCTGGGAAGACACCGCGGCGATGCTGCGCAGCGCCCACGCGGAGCTGCTGCAGCGCGCTTAA
- a CDS encoding NAD(P)/FAD-dependent oxidoreductase, giving the protein MAKHYDVAVIGAGAAGMMCAAVAAQRGKRVVLVDHATRLAEKIRISGGGRCNFTNVNAGWQNFVSENPHFCRSALSRYTSQDFLALVKKHHIAYHEKHRGQLFCDDSAEQIIRMLKDECDAGSVSWRMPCKVSGVEQAPEGFRIATDGDPIYASNVVVATGGLSIPKIGATDLGYRIARQFDLNVIDTRPGLVPLTFDGPSWQPFTPLAGIALEVDVETSSGKGKSAKKGYFREDLLFTHRGLSGPAILQISSYWTPGTPIRLNLLPEVDVAEELIGAKTTVKKQLGNVLAQWLPARLAEGLLLANGFTPDGRLADMADAKLRKLGDAINRWAIVPTGSEGYKKAEVTIGGVDTKELSQQTMMVNKVPGLYFIGETVDVTGWLGGYNFQWAWASGFVAGSSIA; this is encoded by the coding sequence ATGGCAAAACACTACGATGTGGCGGTGATCGGCGCGGGCGCGGCCGGCATGATGTGCGCGGCGGTCGCAGCCCAGCGCGGCAAGCGCGTGGTGCTGGTCGATCACGCGACGCGATTGGCCGAAAAGATCCGCATCTCGGGCGGCGGGCGCTGCAACTTCACGAACGTCAATGCGGGCTGGCAGAATTTCGTGTCGGAGAATCCGCATTTCTGCCGCAGCGCGCTGTCGCGCTACACCTCGCAGGATTTCCTCGCGCTGGTCAAGAAGCATCACATCGCCTATCACGAAAAGCACCGCGGCCAGTTGTTCTGCGATGACTCGGCCGAACAGATCATCCGGATGCTCAAGGATGAATGCGACGCCGGCAGCGTCAGCTGGCGCATGCCGTGCAAGGTCAGTGGCGTCGAGCAAGCGCCAGAAGGCTTCCGTATCGCCACCGATGGCGATCCCATCTACGCAAGCAATGTCGTGGTGGCAACCGGCGGCTTGTCGATCCCGAAGATCGGCGCGACCGACCTCGGCTACCGCATCGCCAGACAGTTCGACCTGAACGTGATCGACACGCGTCCCGGCCTGGTGCCGCTGACCTTCGATGGCCCGAGCTGGCAGCCGTTCACGCCACTGGCCGGCATCGCGCTCGAAGTCGACGTCGAAACCAGCTCTGGCAAAGGCAAGTCTGCAAAAAAGGGCTACTTCCGCGAAGACCTGCTGTTTACCCACCGCGGCCTGTCCGGTCCCGCAATCCTGCAGATTTCCAGCTACTGGACGCCCGGCACGCCGATCCGGCTGAACCTGCTGCCGGAAGTCGACGTGGCCGAGGAATTGATCGGCGCCAAAACCACGGTCAAGAAGCAGCTCGGCAATGTGCTGGCGCAATGGCTGCCGGCGCGCCTGGCGGAAGGCCTGTTGCTGGCCAACGGCTTCACGCCGGATGGGCGCCTGGCCGACATGGCTGACGCGAAATTGCGCAAGCTCGGCGACGCGATCAACCGCTGGGCCATTGTCCCGACCGGTTCCGAAGGCTATAAAAAGGCCGAGGTGACGATCGGCGGCGTCGATACCAAAGAACTGTCGCAGCAGACCATGATGGTCAACAAGGTGCCCGGCCTGTATTTCATCGGCGAGACCGTCGACGTGACCGGCTGGCTGGGCGGCTATAACTTCCAGTGGGCGTGGGCGTCCGGTTTTGTCGCCGGCTCGAGCATCGCCTGA
- the ybiB gene encoding DNA-binding protein YbiB: MNTTAHDPAALLTPFPAARFIKEIGRGVKGARSLSREDARDLYAAMLEGRVSDLELGGILLAMRIKGESIEEIAGFMDAAEASFAPLPAPPGEFAPVLIPSYNGARKLANLTPLLALLLAREGVPVLVHGVQQDPGRVTTFEIFAELGIGPTGSSADMLDAFAKRQPCFMPVEQLAPRLAHQLSLRRILGVRNSTHTLVKILQPFTGPALRLVSYTHPEYLAMLSEYFAAQAPHARGDAFLMRGTEGETVANANRAQQIDWFHAGQQTLLVERDAPTDELAPAPEGRDAAATADWIMRALRGEQPVPPPIAAQVAQCVRVARALRA; this comes from the coding sequence ATGAACACCACCGCACACGATCCCGCTGCTTTGCTGACCCCATTCCCCGCTGCCCGCTTCATCAAGGAGATCGGCCGCGGCGTGAAAGGCGCGCGCAGCCTCTCGCGCGAGGACGCGCGCGACCTGTACGCAGCCATGTTGGAGGGCCGCGTGTCCGACCTCGAGCTCGGCGGCATCCTGCTGGCGATGCGCATCAAGGGCGAGTCGATCGAGGAAATCGCCGGTTTCATGGACGCGGCCGAAGCCTCGTTCGCACCGCTGCCGGCCCCGCCGGGCGAGTTTGCGCCGGTGCTGATCCCGAGCTACAACGGCGCGCGCAAGCTGGCCAACCTGACGCCGCTGCTGGCGTTGCTGCTGGCGCGTGAAGGCGTGCCGGTGCTGGTGCATGGCGTGCAGCAGGATCCTGGGCGCGTCACCACCTTCGAGATCTTCGCGGAGCTCGGCATCGGCCCCACCGGATCGAGCGCCGACATGCTGGATGCCTTCGCCAAGCGCCAGCCCTGCTTCATGCCGGTCGAGCAACTTGCGCCGCGCCTTGCCCACCAGCTGTCGCTGCGCCGCATCCTGGGCGTGCGCAACTCGACCCACACGCTGGTCAAGATCCTGCAGCCGTTCACGGGGCCGGCGCTGCGCCTGGTGTCGTACACCCACCCCGAATACCTGGCGATGCTGAGCGAATATTTTGCCGCCCAGGCCCCGCACGCACGCGGCGATGCCTTCCTGATGCGCGGCACCGAGGGCGAAACCGTCGCCAACGCCAACCGCGCCCAGCAGATCGACTGGTTCCACGCCGGCCAGCAGACCCTGCTGGTCGAACGCGACGCGCCGACCGACGAGCTGGCGCCGGCGCCGGAAGGCCGTGATGCCGCCGCCACCGCCGACTGGATCATGCGCGCGCTGCGCGGCGAGCAGCCGGTGCCGCCGCCGATCGCGGCGCAAGTGGCGCAGTGCGTGCGGGTCGCGCGCGCGTTGCGCGCTTAG
- a CDS encoding LysR family transcriptional regulator, whose product MTNNQAPSLDDLSVFLAVCSANGFRAAARRLGLSPSNVSDTITRLESQLGVPLLTRNTRSVMPTEAGRALEARLAPLFAETRAALRDVSVAGTQVQGLLKLNVAGSVMVDILPPLIDRFLTQHPAVRVELVVDDRLTDTIAQGCDAGIRYGEHLAQDMIAVPIGPRHQQLALAAAPAYLQAHGRPAHPHDVLRHACVRLRFSSGALTAWDFERDGERITVDPPSRLIIGVDAAAAGIELACAGHGLICTFKNWLEPYFERGQLEPVLPDWWQRFEGPRLYFPSRRMPAPLRAFVDLIAAGSCAPESAARTA is encoded by the coding sequence ATGACGAACAATCAAGCGCCATCGCTGGATGATCTGTCGGTGTTCCTTGCCGTTTGCAGCGCCAATGGATTTCGCGCCGCCGCCAGGCGGCTCGGCTTGTCGCCGTCGAATGTCAGCGACACCATCACACGATTGGAGAGCCAGCTGGGCGTGCCGCTGCTGACCCGGAACACGCGCAGCGTCATGCCGACCGAGGCCGGGCGCGCACTCGAGGCGCGCCTGGCGCCGCTGTTCGCCGAAACCCGCGCCGCCTTGCGCGACGTGAGCGTTGCCGGGACGCAGGTGCAGGGGCTGTTGAAATTGAATGTCGCCGGCTCGGTCATGGTCGACATCCTGCCGCCGCTGATCGACCGTTTCCTGACCCAGCACCCGGCGGTGCGGGTCGAACTGGTCGTGGACGACCGCTTGACCGATACCATCGCCCAAGGCTGCGACGCCGGCATCCGCTATGGCGAGCACCTGGCGCAGGACATGATCGCCGTGCCGATCGGGCCGCGCCACCAGCAGCTGGCGCTGGCTGCGGCGCCGGCCTATCTGCAGGCGCATGGCCGCCCTGCGCATCCGCACGACGTGCTGCGGCACGCCTGCGTGCGTTTGCGTTTTTCGAGCGGCGCGTTGACCGCCTGGGATTTCGAGCGCGACGGCGAACGCATCACCGTCGACCCGCCGAGCCGCCTGATCATCGGCGTGGATGCCGCGGCGGCGGGCATCGAGCTGGCCTGCGCGGGACACGGCTTGATCTGCACGTTCAAGAACTGGCTCGAGCCGTATTTCGAGCGCGGCCAGCTCGAGCCGGTGTTGCCCGACTGGTGGCAGCGATTCGAAGGGCCCAGGCTCTACTTCCCGAGCCGGCGCATGCCGGCGCCGCTGCGCGCCTTCGTCGACCTGATCGCCGCCGGGTCTTGCGCTCCGGAGTCCGCAGCCCGGACCGCCTGA
- the dnaG gene encoding DNA primase, whose translation MIPQSFITDLLNRVDIVDVVGRYVQLKKGGANYMGLCPFHNEKSPSFTVSPTKQFYHCFGCGAHGTAIGFLIEYSGMGFVDAVKDLSQSVGMIVPEADDRIPPAQRAAQQAQSLAMTDALNQACDYYRAQLRQAPAAIAYLKGRGLTGEVAARFGLGYAPAGWDGLRSVFKDYDALALVESGLVIDRVDEDGGNKKRYDRFRERVMFPIRNTKGQVIGFGGRVMDGGEPKYLNSPETPLFQKGHELYGLFEARQAIRDAGYVLVTEGYMDVVALAQLGFPQAVATLGTACTSTHVQKLLRQTDSVIFSFDGDKAGRRAARRALEACLPQVSDDKIIKFLFLPQEHDPDSYVREFGREAFAREVDEAMPLSQFLLREVTTEHDLTTPEGRARAQFDAKPMLQAMTPTALRLQIVRGLASLTESTPSEIEGLFELSKPVSVARKVPPRQGRPEPVGLELQIMRLLVAHPALSLTLDEGALRAFEHFGTEPAERLCQLVELAQGLGANGTFAALAEQLKEGSNEYDRLISEIASEPESDSESNRVWLASAVRQIKRNVLDLELKQLFSSGLPSDQVSARYREIQAQQQLLEREEAAQPPAKFG comes from the coding sequence GTGATCCCGCAATCATTCATTACCGATTTGCTCAACCGTGTCGACATCGTCGACGTGGTTGGCCGCTACGTCCAGCTGAAAAAGGGCGGCGCCAATTACATGGGCCTGTGCCCATTCCATAACGAAAAATCCCCGAGTTTCACGGTCAGCCCGACCAAGCAGTTCTACCACTGCTTCGGCTGTGGCGCGCATGGCACCGCGATCGGCTTCCTGATCGAATATTCGGGCATGGGTTTCGTCGACGCCGTCAAGGATTTGTCACAAAGCGTCGGTATGATCGTGCCCGAAGCCGACGACCGCATTCCGCCGGCCCAGCGCGCCGCCCAGCAGGCGCAATCGCTGGCCATGACCGATGCCCTGAACCAGGCTTGCGATTACTACCGCGCGCAATTGCGCCAGGCCCCGGCCGCGATCGCCTATTTGAAAGGGCGCGGCTTGACCGGCGAGGTGGCGGCGCGTTTCGGTCTCGGCTATGCGCCGGCCGGCTGGGACGGCCTGCGCTCGGTGTTCAAGGACTACGATGCGCTTGCGCTGGTCGAGTCAGGCCTGGTGATCGACCGCGTCGACGAGGATGGCGGCAACAAGAAACGCTACGACCGCTTCCGCGAGCGCGTGATGTTCCCGATCCGCAACACCAAAGGCCAGGTGATCGGCTTCGGCGGGCGCGTGATGGATGGCGGTGAACCGAAATACCTGAACTCGCCGGAAACGCCGCTGTTCCAGAAGGGGCATGAGCTGTACGGCCTGTTCGAGGCGCGCCAGGCGATCCGCGATGCCGGTTACGTGCTGGTGACGGAAGGCTATATGGACGTGGTTGCGCTGGCCCAGCTTGGCTTTCCGCAAGCGGTTGCAACGCTCGGCACGGCCTGCACCAGCACCCACGTGCAAAAACTGCTGCGCCAGACCGACAGCGTGATCTTCAGCTTCGACGGCGACAAGGCCGGCCGCCGCGCCGCCCGCCGCGCGCTGGAAGCCTGCTTGCCGCAGGTATCGGACGACAAGATCATCAAGTTCCTGTTCTTGCCGCAGGAGCACGATCCCGACAGCTATGTACGCGAATTCGGCCGTGAAGCGTTCGCGCGCGAGGTGGACGAGGCTATGCCGCTGTCGCAGTTCTTGTTGCGCGAAGTCACCACGGAGCACGACTTGACCACGCCGGAAGGCCGCGCGCGCGCGCAGTTCGACGCCAAGCCGATGCTGCAGGCGATGACGCCCACCGCGCTGCGGCTGCAGATCGTGCGCGGCCTGGCCAGCCTCACGGAATCGACGCCGTCCGAGATCGAAGGCTTGTTCGAGCTGTCAAAGCCAGTATCGGTCGCGCGCAAGGTGCCGCCGCGCCAGGGACGGCCGGAGCCGGTCGGGCTGGAGCTGCAGATCATGCGCCTGCTGGTCGCGCATCCGGCCCTGTCCCTGACGCTGGACGAGGGCGCGCTGCGCGCCTTCGAGCACTTCGGCACCGAGCCGGCCGAGCGCTTGTGCCAGCTGGTTGAGCTGGCTCAAGGATTAGGCGCGAACGGTACCTTTGCGGCGTTGGCCGAGCAGTTGAAGGAAGGCAGTAACGAGTATGATCGCTTGATTTCGGAAATCGCTTCGGAACCCGAATCGGATAGCGAATCAAACCGCGTTTGGCTAGCGAGCGCAGTGAGACAGATCAAGAGGAATGTGTTGGATTTGGAGTTGAAACAGTTGTTTTCTTCTGGCTTGCCCTCAGATCAGGTGAGTGCCCGCTATCGTGAAATCCAGGCCCAGCAGCAGCTCTTGGAGCGGGAAGAAGCCGCCCAGCCTCCTGCGAAATTCGGTTGA
- a CDS encoding VOC family protein, with product MLSTETAAPVNPSSPFVSWKADHVGIRVPDFDAAAAWYTSKLDFRVTHTMPLGEKTLAFLSPAADDSFRIEFIAGPGCTARPDFEQLIDTHAVGGWHHFCLRVDDVDAAIAELERRGVRIVSAARDVPNLGLRFAFFSDPWGNLIELTQPLAAAAR from the coding sequence ATGCTTTCCACTGAAACCGCAGCGCCCGTCAATCCGTCCAGCCCATTCGTCTCCTGGAAAGCCGACCACGTCGGCATCCGCGTGCCCGACTTCGACGCCGCCGCGGCCTGGTACACCAGCAAGCTCGATTTCCGCGTGACCCACACCATGCCGCTGGGCGAGAAGACGCTGGCCTTCCTGTCGCCGGCCGCCGACGACAGCTTCCGCATCGAATTCATCGCCGGCCCGGGCTGCACGGCGCGCCCGGACTTCGAGCAGCTGATCGACACCCATGCAGTCGGTGGCTGGCACCATTTCTGTTTGCGCGTGGACGACGTCGACGCGGCGATCGCGGAACTCGAGCGGCGCGGCGTCCGGATCGTCAGCGCGGCGCGCGACGTGCCGAACCTGGGCCTGCGTTTCGCGTTTTTCAGCGACCCGTGGGGCAACCTGATCGAGCTGACGCAGCCGCTTGCCGCAGCGGCGCGCTGA
- a CDS encoding PAAR domain-containing protein — translation MSHKFIVVGDSTDHGGKVTSGSSVRTIDGVPIARLGDKVDCPQHYPGGKPHGLNQIVSAHPTIKVDGVPVAVEGCVTECGCKLIGSKRASAG, via the coding sequence ATGTCTCACAAATTCATTGTCGTAGGTGACTCTACGGACCATGGTGGAAAAGTCACCAGCGGCTCTTCGGTGCGAACTATTGACGGCGTACCTATTGCCCGGCTAGGCGACAAAGTCGATTGCCCTCAGCATTACCCTGGCGGCAAACCACATGGCCTTAATCAAATTGTCTCTGCACATCCAACCATTAAGGTCGACGGGGTCCCCGTTGCAGTCGAAGGCTGCGTGACCGAATGCGGTTGTAAGCTCATTGGCAGCAAAAGAGCAAGTGCAGGATGA
- a CDS encoding GatB/YqeY domain-containing protein, whose product MSLKDQITDDMKAAMRAKESGRLATIRLILAEIKRREVDERIELDDAQVTAVVEKMIKQRKDSITQFENGGRQDLADIEKAELAVLSAYMPAGLSDEEIAAEVNAAVAASGAAGPQDMGKVMGILKPKLAGRADMTAVSAQVKKALAGA is encoded by the coding sequence ATGAGCCTCAAAGATCAAATTACCGACGACATGAAAGCCGCCATGCGCGCCAAGGAAAGCGGGCGTCTGGCCACCATCCGCCTGATCCTTGCCGAGATCAAGCGCCGGGAAGTGGACGAGCGTATCGAACTCGACGATGCCCAAGTCACCGCCGTCGTCGAAAAAATGATCAAGCAGCGCAAGGATTCGATCACCCAGTTCGAAAACGGCGGCCGCCAGGATCTGGCCGACATCGAAAAGGCCGAGCTGGCCGTGTTGTCGGCGTATATGCCGGCTGGCTTGTCGGACGAGGAAATCGCTGCTGAGGTGAACGCCGCGGTTGCCGCATCGGGCGCCGCCGGTCCGCAGGACATGGGCAAGGTCATGGGCATCCTGAAGCCGAAGCTGGCGGGTCGCGCCGACATGACCGCCGTGTCGGCGCAAGTGAAAAAGGCGCTGGCCGGCGCCTGA